The Changchengzhania lutea genomic sequence GTAGAGGTTTGTTATTTAAGCATATTAGATTCATTAAGAACCGTAGAGATATCGAATTGCACAAAACATTAGCATTCATGTATCACATTGCAGAAACACACGAGAATATTTCACATCCTCATGCTGTTAAAATCTTAAATAATTTTCAAGGGTTTACCAAAGGCACACTTCAGAAATTGGTAGATAAAGACTATGTGACTATACACGGGAACGAATGGAGTTTAACTGAAGAAGGCTTTAAAACAGCAGCAAATTTATATAATCAACAACCAGCACCTAATGAGTAGTGCACAGATAGAAATACAACTTATTGCTTGCTTGGTGGCGGTGGCCTGTGCTATTCCAGGTACGTTTTTAGTACTCCGGAAAATGGCAATGATCAGTGATGCTATTAGTCATTCCATTTTACCTGGTATTGTCATTGGCTTCTTTATTACCCAAGATTTAAATTCGCCAGTACTCATATTTTTGGCGGCGTTAACAGGCATACTAACCGTAGTGTTGGTAGAGCGCATTCAAAAAACAGGTTTGGTAAAAGAAGATACTGCCATTGGATTAGTCTTTCCAATTCTATTCAGTATTGGCGTTATCATGATTGCTAAAAACGCCAACGATGTGCATTTGGATGTAGATGCGGTTTTGCTGGGTGAGTTGGCTTTCGCGCCTTTTGATAGATTACTCATTTCGGGTGTTGATGTTGGACCAAAATCCTTATGGATTATTGGAAGCATTCTTATCGTAACTATAGGCTTATTAATTGCTTTTTTCAAAGAACTTAAGGTCAGTACATTTGATGCTGGTCTAGCTTCGGCATTGGGGTTTTCTCCTGCTATTATTCATTATGGATTGATGACCGTGTCTTCTATCACCACCGTAGGTGCATTTGATGCCGTAGGCGCCATTTTAGTCGTGGCATTAATGATTGCCCCAGCCGCTACAGCTTATTTACTGACCACCAATTTAAAACGGATGCTTTTGTACGCCGTATTATTTGGCATATTCAGTGCCCTTTCTGGGTATTGGCTCGCCCATTGGCTAGATGCCTCCATATCTGGATCTATAACGACTATGCTCGGGTTATTGTTTTTAGTGGTTTATTTATTTGCCCCCAGCAAAGGTATTATTGCGGTGTTATATCGAGAAAAACAACAAAGAACAGAAGTGTCGTTACTCACCTTTTTATTACATTTAAAAAACCATACTGAAGAACGGGAACGACATGTTAATCACCTTAGCGAGCATATCAATTGGCAAAAAGTGAGGGCTAAAACCGTATTGGACCTAGCACTTAAAAATAATATGATTTTAATTGAAAAAAACATTGTGTCACTTACTGTAAAGGGAGATGAATTTACTTCTCAAGCCATTGATTATATTATTACCAATGAAGATGCACAAATTGAAGATATGAAAGAGGATTTCTTCTTGTTTAGGGGATAGTGCCATTTAGGGCAAGCGAAGGATCTAATCTTAAATATATTGTAATTCCTTTTCGAATATGGAAAGACATTAGAATTTCTTCTTGCTTAGGGGCAAAATATATGCAAAAATATTTTATAGTTAAAACCAAATGGATATATTTGTAACCATGTGTAATGTTACATAATATGGTTATAAAGGATTACTATTCAATATCAGAAGTATCGGAAATTCTAGAAAAAAGCACAGAAACATTAAGACGTTGGGATAGCACCGGTAAATTACCAGCAACCCGAGAGCCCATAAGCGACTATAGAATCTATAAAAAGGAACAACTTGAACTATTTCCTAGATTTAATACGTATGTTAATGGAAAGAAATTTTCTGGGAATCATATAAAACCTACCAAAGAATTTTCTGTGTTAGAGCTTTTTGCTGGTGCAGGCGGTTTAGCTTTAGGACTAGAAAAAGCTGGTTTAAATTGTGTTGCTTTAAATGAAGTTGACAAATGGGCTTGCGAAACATTGCGTCAAAACAGACCTAGTTGGAATGTTTTGGAAGGGGACATTAAAAATTTTGATTTTTCAAAATATGAAAATGAAGTTGATATAGTCACAGGTGGATTTCCTTGTCAAGCGTTCAGTTATGCTGGAAAAAAATTAGGATTAAATGATACACGAGGCACTTTATTTTATGAATTTGCCAGAGTTATAAATGAAGTAAAACCTAAAATTTGCCTTGGAGAAAATGTAAAAGGCTTGTTGAGTCACGAAAAGGGAAAAACACTTGAAGGAATGATTTCTGTTTTAGATGAAATTGGTTATAACGTAGTTTCTCCGGCTCGAGTTTTAAAAGCGATTAACTATAATGTTCCTCAAAAAAGAGAACGGCTTATCTTAATTGGTGTTAGAAAAGATATTGATTTAGAATACCACTACCCTTTACCTTATGATACTATCTATAATTTAAGTGATGCGCTTAAAAAAGGAAAGCTTTTTGAAACCGATGTTCCAAAATCTGAAGGTTCTAAATATCCTAAACACAAAAAAGATGTGCTTGATTTAGTACCACAAAAAGGGTATTGGCGAGATTTGCCCTTAGATATTCAAAAAGAATATATGCAAAAAAGTTTTTATTTAGGTGGCGGAAAAACAGGAATGGCTAGACGCATTGGATGGGATGAACCTTGTTTAACATTAACATGCAGTCCAGCGCAGAAACAAACCGAACGTTGCCATCCAGATGAAACGAGACCTTTCACCGTTAGGGAATATGCTAGAATCCAAACTTTTCCAGATGATTGGAAATTCAATGGATCGGTGTCCCAACAATACAAGCAAATAGGTAATGCCGTTCCAGTTAATTTAGCAAAAGAAATAGGCTTTTCTTTAGTGAATTTTTTAAATGATTATGAAAAAATGAATCAAGAAAATTTAGCTTCAATTTCTTTAGAAAGTGTTTCAATAGTTTGATGTAAAACTTTAGTGCCATCAACTTCTAAAGCCACTTCTCCAACAGCGTCAATTAAATCATAATAGAAATCTTCTTTTCCTGTTAATCTGTGCCAAAAATCTTTTCCAACTATAACTGGGTACTTTTCGTTAATTCGCTTATAATGGGAACTTAGTTCAGAAGTTTCACCATAAATAACCCCAACAACCATATCATTAATACCAATATTTAAATTGTTGGTTCTTGCTAAACTTATAGTGCCTTTAAAATGATTGAAAATCGTTTCCACATCATCAAAGTTTATCGTATTTGGGCCAGATTTGAGTTGGCAATATTTTTTTCTTCCGTCTATAGCATCAATAAATTCAATATCAACTCCATGTGTTGTGGAACCAAAACCTTCAAAAAGTTCACTTATCAATTTTTGAATCCTCATACCAAAAGATGTATTTATAGAAGAGCCTAAAACTCTAGGCAGAACCAAAGCTTCAGCAATACTTTTGGCATCATCATTCCCCTTTAAAAAATTAGCCAAATATTTAAACAAAAAAGGGTTAATGTTATAATTCTTTAACTGACTAGCCTTTTTACAACCTACATTAATATGTGCTTTTACAATTTCATTTCTGAAAAAATTTTTAGCTTTGTTTAATAGCAATAATCTCTGATTTTCTTCCATAATTATATTTGTCTCTCAAATATAATATATTAATTCAAACATTATAATTATAATCCTACAAATAAATAGTTCGTATCTTAATAATTTAAATTCCAATTTCGCATAAGATATATTATGGCAAAACACAACGAACTAGGTAAAAAAGGCGAGCAGCTGGCAGTCGATTTTCTTTTGAAACATGATTATGATATTGTAGAACGCAATTATAGATTTCAGAAAGCCGAAGTTGATATTATAGCGCAACAAAAAGACATCCTTGCTATAATTGAAGTAAAAACACGCTCAACTACCGATTTTGGAAATCCGCAAGATTTTGTAAAAACCAAACAAATTCAGCGTTTAGTAAAAGCTGTGGATGAATATATTACTATGAACAGCTTAGACGTGGAAGTCCGTTTTGATATTATTGCTATTGTAAAAGTTGGGAGAAACTTTGAAATTGAGCATTTAGAAAATGCATTTTATCATTTCTGACTAGTCGTCCTGAACTTGTTTCAGGATCTCATAATCAACTGTAAAAATTAGTGTGATGCTTAAATGGATTCAGCATGATGTGGAAATATTCAATTAATCCTCTTCTTCAAAAAAATCCTTTAAAGCTTCGAAATTTTCTGGTTTAGCTAAAATGACCTTATTTTTATTTAATAGAAAATAGGTGGGTGTCGCATGTATGTTATAATCATTGCTAATAGGGTTATTCCATTTTCCTTGACCATACACATGAATAAATTCTGAGAATGACTTTTTCAATGCCTTCCACTTTGTGGGTTCATCTTCTAAACCAATGGCCACAACTTTTAAAGCATTTTTTTCTTGACATTTGACAAATTCTTGCAGTTGCGGAATTTCATCCAAACAATGCGAACAGGTACTGCTCCAAAACACAATAACATACTTTTCAGAACCACTTAATTCGCTCAGCTTTTTTGTGATTTTTTCATTTTTATTTGCTGTCTGAAATGAAAAATCTGGAGCCTGTCTTCCAATAGCTGTTCTAGAAAATGCAGTTAGGCCATCCATTAACTCTTTATCTTTCAAGGTTTTTGCAATGTCCATTAAATATTTATCGGAAATATAATTGGCCACATTTTCAAATTCTAAATCTATCATTTGTTGCCATAAATCTACCAGCAAAATACGCTTAATAGCATTAGGTGCTGTTCTTGCTTTATTATAAAATACATCAATATTAGTCTTGTAATTAGTGACTTCATCTACCGTTTCAGAAGACATCCCAAAAACATAATTAAGCATGCGTTCTTCTAAAAAATTAGAGGCCTGCAAGGTTTTATTATTGAAATCAACATAGTCAAAATAATGCGTTTTCAAACTGTCAACATATGGTTTTACCTTTATAATATTTTTTGGAATAAATGGCTTGTTCGCCTCAATAAAATGATAAGCAATCATACCTTTTGCCAATTTTTCATAACTCGCTTGCGCTTCGCTTTGGGTTTTAAATAAAGATTTTAAAGCAATCGTATCTTTACTTTCCTCTCTAAAAAAATTACCAATACTGTGGGTTATTAAAGACATGCTATTGGTGTAGGATGACAGCAACTTGTTTTCTGATGAGGATTGAAATTCCACTCCTGTTTCTGAATTAAAAGTAAGTTTGATATCTTCTTTCCCATTGTAAATGATATCGAAATTATAATCTTCTTGAGGAATAGCATATACCAATCTGTACATGCCTCTCGTGTTTGTAGAATCTAACTGAAACTGAAACCTACCACCCTTGCTAATTTCTGAATTGGCTATATACTCTGAAATCGTTGGCGTGACTTTATATAGAAGCGCCACATTATAATCTTCGGCTGGAGAAAACGTACCAGAAATGGTATGTTGCCCAAAAAAAAGATTGGGTAACCATAAAACAACACATACAATCAGTTTCAACATCGGAAGATTTTATTTTTAAGTTGGCAATAATTAAGCCAAAATGGGTTGCAATGCTTTTAATGCTTGGTCTACAGATTTTATAGATTCAAAAGTAAGTAATAATCTTAAACCGTTGCGGGTTTGTTTTTCCTTAATCTTACATGTATTGGAATGGGTTTGGACAAATTGCAATACGCTTGTGAAATTGTTACTTTGGTAAAATTCACTTTGCTGATTGGTTATAAAATAGCCAATAAAACGACCCTTTTTCATAATTATTTTCTCAAAGCCTATTTTAGTAGCGAGCCACTTAATACGGACACTATTTAATAAATCTTCCACTTGCACGGGTAACTCACCAAAACGGTCAATCAACTCCAATTCGAACTTTTGAAGTTCTTCTTCCGTTTTAAATTTATTAAGCTGCGTGTATAGGTTAAGCCGTTCGGCAATATTGTTCACATAGTCATCAGGGAACAACAATTCAAAATCTGAATCGATGGTGACTTCTTTCACATAGACTTTCTCCTCGGTATCATCGTCATACAGATCTTTAAATTCATTTTCCTTGAGTTCTTCAATCGCTTCATTTAATATTTTCTGATAGGTATCAAAGCCTATTTCATTAATAAATCCGCTTTGTTCACCGCCTAATAAATCGCCAGCACCACGAATTTCCAGATCTTTCATAGCAATATTAAACCCGCTCCCCAATTCGGTAAATTGTTCTAACGCCGTAATACGTTTTCGTGCATCATCGGTCATTGCTGAATATTCAGGCGTAATAAAATAACAAAATGCCTTTTTATTACTTCGTCCCACACGACCTCGCATTTGGTGCAAATCACTTAATCCAAAATTATTGGCATTATTTATAAAAATGGTATTGGCATTGGGTACATCCAAACCGCTTTCTACAATAGTGGTACTCACCAAAACATCAAAAGCCCCATTTATAAAAGCTAGCATGAGCTGCTCTAATTTTTTGCCTTCCATTTGTCCGTGACCGATTCCTATTTTAGCATCGGGCACCAACCGTTGAATCATTCCTGCAACTTCTTTTATATTTTCAATCCGATTGTGAATAAAGAAAATTTGTCCGCCACGTTCAATCTCATAACTCACTGCATCCCGAATGGCATCTTCACTAAAACGAATTACGTGACTCTCTATAGGATATCTATTAGGAGGTGGCGTGGTAATAACCGATAAATCTCTTGCTGCCATTAAACTAAACTGAAGCGTTCTGGGTATTGGTGTGGCTGTTAATGTGAGTACATCTACATTATCTTTTAAGGTTTTCAGTTTTTCTTTTACGGCAACTCCAAACTTTTGTTCTTCATCGACAATTAGTAAGCCTAAATCTTTAAATTTTACATTTTTATTTACGAGCTGATGGGTGCCAATAAGAATATCCACTTTACCTTGCTCTAAACCCTCTAGTGTTTCTCGTTTTTCTTTAGCAGTTCTAAAACGATTTATATAATCTACGGTTACCGGAAAGTCTTTCAAGCGCTCTTTAAACGTTCTGGAATGTTGATAGGCTAAAATAGTTGTTGGTACTAAAACAGCCACCTGTTTCCCGTTATCTACCGCTTTAAACGCTGCCCGAATAGCGACTTCGGTTTTACCAAAACCTACATCTCCACACACTAACCGATCCATGGGACGTTCGCTTTCCATATCGGCTTTAATATCGGCTGTTGCGGTACTCTGGTCTGGCGTATCCTCATAAATAAAAGAGGCTTCCAGCTCATGTTGCATATAGCTGTCTGGTTTGTATTGGTAGCCCTTTTCTGTTTTGCGCTTCGCGTAGAGTTTAATTAAATTAAAGGCCACGTGCTTAACCCGTGCTTTGGTTTTTTGCTTTAAGGTTTTCCAAGCATTGCTACCGAGTTTATAAATTTTTGGTGGCTTGCCATCTTTACCATTAAATTTCGTGATTTTGTGTAACGAATGGATGCTTAAATATAAAATATCACGCTCGCCGTATACCAGTTTAATGGCTTCTTGTTTCTTGCCTTCAACATCAATTTTCTGCAAACCTCCAAAACGCCCAATACCATGATCAATGTGCGTTACATAATCGCCAATATCTAAATTGGTCAATTCCTTTATAGTAATGGCCTGTTTTTTGGCATAACCATTTTTTACATGGAATTTATGATAACGCTCAAAAATTTGATGATCTGTATAGCAGACTATTTTGGTATCGTGATCTATAAACCCTTGATGTAATGATAAAATGATGGTATTATATGATTTTACCTCTAGGCTGGAATCATCAAAAATATCATGGAAGCGTTTTGCCTGCTGTTCGCTAACGCAGGCAATATAATTGGTATAACCTTTTTCGTGATTGGAATTTAAATCTTCTATTAAGCGGTTAAATTGCTTATTAAATGCGGGCTGAGGCGTGGTATTGAAGGCAATTTCATCCAATGAAACAGGTTGCTTCGTTTCACTCGCAATGACGCTGTGTTTAAAAACAGCCGTACTTCCAAATTCAATTATTGAAAAATCTAACAGTTGTTTTTTAAGCAAATCCGAATTACAGAACAACTCATCAGGTTCTGCATGTTTTATTTCTGACGACAAGGTTTTAAAAGCCTCTTCCGCTTTAGTGAAAAAATCATCTATTCTAGAGAAGAACAAATCGGCATTTTTAAAACAAATCACCGTTTTTTGAGCCACATACTTTAAGAAACTTTGCTGACTTTCTTGCAGTAATTTATTAGCGACATTTGGTATGATATTAATTTTTTTAACCGGCTCAATAGACAGTTGTGTTTCCACATCAAAGGTTCTAATACTATCGACCTCATCCCCAAAAAACTCAATACGATAAGGCTCGTCATGCGAGAATGAAAATACATCTACAATACCACCACGCACTGAAAACTCCCCCGGTTCTGTCACAAAATCGACGCGTTTAAATTGATATTCAAACAGCACCTCATTTACAAAATCAATCGATAATTTATCGTTTACGCCTACTTTAAGAGTATGGCGTTCCAGTTCTTTCCTGGTGACTACTTGCTCGAAAAGCGCATCTGGATAGGTGACAATGATGGACGGTCTTTTTTGCGAATTGATGCGGTTTAGAACCTCGGCACGCAGCAGTACATTCGCATTATCGGTCTCTTCAATTTGGTAAGGTCTGCGATAACTGCCTGGATAGAACAACACATCTTTTTCCCCAATTAATGCTTCTAGGTCATTTAAATAAAAGGCAGCCTCTTCCTTATCATTAAAAATAAGCAAAAACGGTTTCTCTGTTTGTTTGAAAATACTGGATAGTACAAAGGAAAATGAAGACCCGACCAAGCCCTTTATATGTACTTTATTTTTGTTTTGAGATATAACAGCTTGCAGATTTTGCGTTTGCGAAAGCTGTAAATAGGTTTGTGCGAGCATAGTTTTACTCAAGACATTT encodes the following:
- a CDS encoding metal ABC transporter permease, with the translated sequence MSSAQIEIQLIACLVAVACAIPGTFLVLRKMAMISDAISHSILPGIVIGFFITQDLNSPVLIFLAALTGILTVVLVERIQKTGLVKEDTAIGLVFPILFSIGVIMIAKNANDVHLDVDAVLLGELAFAPFDRLLISGVDVGPKSLWIIGSILIVTIGLLIAFFKELKVSTFDAGLASALGFSPAIIHYGLMTVSSITTVGAFDAVGAILVVALMIAPAATAYLLTTNLKRMLLYAVLFGIFSALSGYWLAHWLDASISGSITTMLGLLFLVVYLFAPSKGIIAVLYREKQQRTEVSLLTFLLHLKNHTEERERHVNHLSEHINWQKVRAKTVLDLALKNNMILIEKNIVSLTVKGDEFTSQAIDYIITNEDAQIEDMKEDFFLFRG
- the dcm gene encoding DNA (cytosine-5-)-methyltransferase — encoded protein: MVIKDYYSISEVSEILEKSTETLRRWDSTGKLPATREPISDYRIYKKEQLELFPRFNTYVNGKKFSGNHIKPTKEFSVLELFAGAGGLALGLEKAGLNCVALNEVDKWACETLRQNRPSWNVLEGDIKNFDFSKYENEVDIVTGGFPCQAFSYAGKKLGLNDTRGTLFYEFARVINEVKPKICLGENVKGLLSHEKGKTLEGMISVLDEIGYNVVSPARVLKAINYNVPQKRERLILIGVRKDIDLEYHYPLPYDTIYNLSDALKKGKLFETDVPKSEGSKYPKHKKDVLDLVPQKGYWRDLPLDIQKEYMQKSFYLGGGKTGMARRIGWDEPCLTLTCSPAQKQTERCHPDETRPFTVREYARIQTFPDDWKFNGSVSQQYKQIGNAVPVNLAKEIGFSLVNFLNDYEKMNQENLASISLESVSIV
- a CDS encoding PmeII family type II restriction endonuclease; the protein is MEENQRLLLLNKAKNFFRNEIVKAHINVGCKKASQLKNYNINPFLFKYLANFLKGNDDAKSIAEALVLPRVLGSSINTSFGMRIQKLISELFEGFGSTTHGVDIEFIDAIDGRKKYCQLKSGPNTINFDDVETIFNHFKGTISLARTNNLNIGINDMVVGVIYGETSELSSHYKRINEKYPVIVGKDFWHRLTGKEDFYYDLIDAVGEVALEVDGTKVLHQTIETLSKEIEAKFS
- a CDS encoding YraN family protein yields the protein MAKHNELGKKGEQLAVDFLLKHDYDIVERNYRFQKAEVDIIAQQKDILAIIEVKTRSTTDFGNPQDFVKTKQIQRLVKAVDEYITMNSLDVEVRFDIIAIVKVGRNFEIEHLENAFYHF
- a CDS encoding TlpA family protein disulfide reductase, producing the protein MLKLIVCVVLWLPNLFFGQHTISGTFSPAEDYNVALLYKVTPTISEYIANSEISKGGRFQFQLDSTNTRGMYRLVYAIPQEDYNFDIIYNGKEDIKLTFNSETGVEFQSSSENKLLSSYTNSMSLITHSIGNFFREESKDTIALKSLFKTQSEAQASYEKLAKGMIAYHFIEANKPFIPKNIIKVKPYVDSLKTHYFDYVDFNNKTLQASNFLEERMLNYVFGMSSETVDEVTNYKTNIDVFYNKARTAPNAIKRILLVDLWQQMIDLEFENVANYISDKYLMDIAKTLKDKELMDGLTAFSRTAIGRQAPDFSFQTANKNEKITKKLSELSGSEKYVIVFWSSTCSHCLDEIPQLQEFVKCQEKNALKVVAIGLEDEPTKWKALKKSFSEFIHVYGQGKWNNPISNDYNIHATPTYFLLNKNKVILAKPENFEALKDFFEEED
- the mfd gene encoding transcription-repair coupling factor, coding for MSKTMLAQTYLQLSQTQNLQAVISQNKNKVHIKGLVGSSFSFVLSSIFKQTEKPFLLIFNDKEEAAFYLNDLEALIGEKDVLFYPGSYRRPYQIEETDNANVLLRAEVLNRINSQKRPSIIVTYPDALFEQVVTRKELERHTLKVGVNDKLSIDFVNEVLFEYQFKRVDFVTEPGEFSVRGGIVDVFSFSHDEPYRIEFFGDEVDSIRTFDVETQLSIEPVKKINIIPNVANKLLQESQQSFLKYVAQKTVICFKNADLFFSRIDDFFTKAEEAFKTLSSEIKHAEPDELFCNSDLLKKQLLDFSIIEFGSTAVFKHSVIASETKQPVSLDEIAFNTTPQPAFNKQFNRLIEDLNSNHEKGYTNYIACVSEQQAKRFHDIFDDSSLEVKSYNTIILSLHQGFIDHDTKIVCYTDHQIFERYHKFHVKNGYAKKQAITIKELTNLDIGDYVTHIDHGIGRFGGLQKIDVEGKKQEAIKLVYGERDILYLSIHSLHKITKFNGKDGKPPKIYKLGSNAWKTLKQKTKARVKHVAFNLIKLYAKRKTEKGYQYKPDSYMQHELEASFIYEDTPDQSTATADIKADMESERPMDRLVCGDVGFGKTEVAIRAAFKAVDNGKQVAVLVPTTILAYQHSRTFKERLKDFPVTVDYINRFRTAKEKRETLEGLEQGKVDILIGTHQLVNKNVKFKDLGLLIVDEEQKFGVAVKEKLKTLKDNVDVLTLTATPIPRTLQFSLMAARDLSVITTPPPNRYPIESHVIRFSEDAIRDAVSYEIERGGQIFFIHNRIENIKEVAGMIQRLVPDAKIGIGHGQMEGKKLEQLMLAFINGAFDVLVSTTIVESGLDVPNANTIFINNANNFGLSDLHQMRGRVGRSNKKAFCYFITPEYSAMTDDARKRITALEQFTELGSGFNIAMKDLEIRGAGDLLGGEQSGFINEIGFDTYQKILNEAIEELKENEFKDLYDDDTEEKVYVKEVTIDSDFELLFPDDYVNNIAERLNLYTQLNKFKTEEELQKFELELIDRFGELPVQVEDLLNSVRIKWLATKIGFEKIIMKKGRFIGYFITNQQSEFYQSNNFTSVLQFVQTHSNTCKIKEKQTRNGLRLLLTFESIKSVDQALKALQPILA